One Panicum virgatum strain AP13 chromosome 3N, P.virgatum_v5, whole genome shotgun sequence DNA segment encodes these proteins:
- the LOC120664768 gene encoding probable polygalacturonase At1g80170, whose protein sequence is MSASLPLPLAVAVMLAAAALLLCGGAEARVLLTLDDFGAVGDGIANDTQAFVDAWAAACASSEQAVLAVPVGKAYRIWPVQLFGPCKKKLKLLISGAIVAPASPDEWAGRDPMKWLYIYGVDGLSVSGGGTIDGSGQQWWASTCKRKKTPPCYSGPRPKTVHFEECRGVSVQGVTLQNGQQFHLTFTRCSDVRASFLRVIAPADSPNTDGVHLNDTSHVQITDNLISTGDDCVSMVGNCSDVRVTDISCGPGHGISIGSLGKNRTTDMVENVRVDTCLLTNTTNGVRIKTWQGGMGFARDLRFESIVMKNVSNPIIIDQYYCDQPTPCANQTRAVEVREVGFADIRGTSATAKAISIACSDAVPCRDLELKNVNLTLEGGGGGRATASCYRAYGKSAGAVVPPSCLAKPTAS, encoded by the exons ATGTCCGCGTCGCTGCCGTTGCCGCTCGCGGTCGCGGTgatgctggcggcggcggcgctcctcctgtgcggcggcgccgaggcccgCGTCCTCCTCACGCTCGACGACTTCGGCGCCGTCGGCGACGGCATTGCCAACGACACCCAG GCTTTCGTGGACGCGTGGGCCGCGGCGTGCGCCTCCAGCGAGCAGGCCGTCCTCGCCGTGCCGGTCGGCAAGGCCTACCGGATCTGGCCGGTGCAGCTCTTCGGGCCCTGCAAGAAGAAGCTCAAGCTGCTG ATTTCTGGCGCGATCgtcgcgccggcgagcccggACGAGTGGGCGGGGCGGGACCCGATGAAGTGGCTCTACATCTACGGCGTCGACGGCCTGTccgtcagcggcggcggcaccatcgACGGCTCGGGGCAGCAGTGGTGGGCGAGCACCTGCAAGCGCAAGAAGACCCCG CCTTGCTACTCGGGTCCTCGTCCAAAG ACGGTGCACTTCGAGGAGTGCAGGGGCGTGAGCGTGCAGGGCGTGACGCTGCAGAACGGGCAGCAGTTCCACCTGACCTTCACGCGCTGCTCCGACGTGAGGGCCAGCTTCCTCCGGGTGATCGCGCCGGCGGACAGCCCCAACACCGACGGCGTCCACCTCAACGACACCTCCCACGTCCAGATCACGGACAACCTCATCTCCACAG GTGATGATTGCGTCTCCATGGTCGGCAATTGCTCCGACGTCCGTGTAACAGATATCTCGTGCGGGCCTGGCCATGGTATCAG CATCGGAAGCCTCGGCAAGAACCGGACCACCGACATGGTCGAGAACGTGAGGGTCGACACCTGCTTGCTCACCAACACCACCAACGGCGTTCGGATCAAGACCTGGCAG GGCGGCATGGGCTTCGCACGGGACCTGCGGTTCGAGAGCATCGTGATGAAGAACGTGTCCAACCCTATCATCATCGACCAGTACTACTGCGACCAGCCCACGCCGTGCGCGAACCAGACGCGGGCGGTGGAGGTGCGCGAGGTGGGGTTCGCGGACATCCGGGGCAcctcggcgacggcgaaggCGATCAGCATCGCGTGCAGCGacgccgtgccgtgccgggaCCTGGAGCTCAAGAACGTCAACCTGAcgctggagggcggcggcggcggccgggccacCGCGTCCTGCTACCGGGCGTACGGGAAGAGCGCCGGCGCCGTGGTCCCGCCGTCCTGCCTCGCCAAGCCCACCGCCTCCTGA
- the LOC120667398 gene encoding uncharacterized protein At1g15400-like translates to MAGLQRSSETFRRSGSSGLVWDDKKSSGEIKPPGDGGALERSRSAGHAHGHAGYRAAGRVPPALDPPSPRVPACGFWSLFGGGGGKAKAKGRRHRH, encoded by the coding sequence ATGGCTGGGCTGCAGCGGTCGAGCGAGACGTTCCGGCGGTCGGGCTCGTCGGGGCTGGTGTGGGACGACAAGAAGAGCTCGGGCGAGATCAAGCcgccgggcgacggcggcgcgctggaGCGCAGCCGCTCGGCCGGCCACGCGCACGGGCACGCCGGGTAcagggcggcggggcgcgtgccGCCCGCGCTcgacccgccgtcgccgcgcgtcCCCGCGTGCGGCTTCTGGAGtctcttcggcggcggcggcggcaaggcgaaAGCCAAGGGGAGGCGCCACCGCCACTGA
- the LOC120664769 gene encoding lys-63-specific deubiquitinase BRCC36-like — translation MSLTSVKIGEEVWLTCLSHALTTETEEVLGLLLGDVESSSRGGATAVIWGASPQMRCERKKDRVEVNPELLAAATAQAEKMTATIKKTTRVIGWYHSHPHITVLPSHVDVRTQAMFQLLDTGFVGLIFSCFSEGAQKAGKIQVIAFQSQGGQQRTALPLSMAPVIDLDSSWSSSDNAFASHSAFEGIEQDTGDSRASKNSKAWGKSPDMGFYSNPDTNHSAKHQPIENAIVPYNPDNMQETSIDPYDSDMTPSIQEALHRSNMDISGAEYVRKEVPLIVLPTRHLLKLDTTMASYCDMQRVLFEEEQSAYNQAMQQNICDGKIHPLTSIHHTSTYNSSLCKLMEYCLSPAITALQDRLKENELRLSMLQEEAKQLEAETQSMRNDSPRRFMNHGSVGSSSPMAQNRHPFSNQGNPRSPRSPSGGSRRRAC, via the exons ATGTCGCTGACCTCGGTGAAGATAGGCGAGGAGGTGTGGCTCACATGCCTCTCCCACGCCCTCACCACCGAGACCGAGGAGGTCCtgggcctcctcctcggcgacgTCGAG TCttcgagcaggggcggcgcgacCGCCGTGATATGGGGGGCGTCGCCGCAGATGAGGTGCGAGCGGAAGAAGGACCGCGTCGAGGTCAACCCcgagctgctcgccgccgcgacggcgcAAGCCGAG AAAATGACGgccaccatcaagaaaactacgAGGGTGATCGGATGGTACCACTCGCACCCACATATCACCGTGCTGCCGTCCCATGTAG ATGTTCGTACCCAAGCAATGTTTCAGTTGCTGGATACAGGCTTTGTGGGGCTGATATTTTCTTGTTTTAGTGAAGGTGCTCAAAAG GCTGGAAAAATCCAAGTGATTGCCTTTCAGTCACAGGGTGGACAACAACGTACCGCCCTTCCTCTTTCCATGGCTCCAGTGATTGATCTTGATTCATCCTGGAGTTCATCAGATAATGCATTTGCCTCACATTCTGCATTTGAAGGCATCGAACAGGACACAGGGGATTCCAGAGCTTCAAAGAATAGCAAG GCCTGGGGAAAATCACCAGATATGGGTTTCTACTCTAATCCCGACACAAATCATTCAGCAAAGCATCAGCCCATAGAAAATGCTATTGTTCCCTACAATCCTGATAACATGCAAGAAACATCTATTGATCCATATGATTCAGATATGACACCAAGTATCCAGGAGGCTTTGCACCGGTCAAATATGGACATAAG CGGCGCAGAGTATGTAAGGAAGGAGGTGCCACTTATTGTGCTTCCTACAAGACACCTGCTCAAGCTGGACACCACAATGGCGTCTTACTGTGATATGCAAAGAGTCCTTTTTGAAGAGGAGCAATCGGCATATAATCAAGCTATGCAACAAAATATTTG TGATGGGAAAATCCATCCCCTTACATCTATTCACCATACATCTACATACAACTCATCTCTCTGCAAACTAATGGAGTATTG TTTGAGTCCAGCTATAACTGCACTTCAGGATCGCCTGAAGGAAAATGAACTTCGG CTATCTATGTTACAAGAGGAGGCTAAACAACTTGAGGCAGAGACCCAAAGCATGAGAAATGATTCTCCCCGTCGCTTTATGAATCATGGGTCTGTTGGCAGCAGTTCACCAATGGCCCAGAACAGGCATCCTTTCTCCAATCAAGGTAACCCGAGGAGCCCTAGAAGCCCTAGCGGTGGCAGCCGGAGGAGGGCCTGTTGA
- the LOC120664770 gene encoding late embryogenesis abundant protein, group 3-like, with protein sequence MASHQDKASYQAGETKARTEEKAGQAMGATKDTAQHAKDRASDAAGHAAGKGHDAKEATKQKASDTGSYLGQKTDEAKHKAGETTEAKHKAGETTEATKQKTAEATEAAKQKTAEALEAAKHKAGEAGEYAKESAVAGKDKDKTGSVIQQATEQVKSAAVGAKDAVMSTLGMSGDNEGGAGNGKEEDHSITRDQ encoded by the exons ATGGCTTCCCACCAGGACAAGGCTAGCTACCAGGCCGGCGAGACCAAGGCCCGCACCGAG GAGAAGGCTGGGCAGGCGATGGGGGCGACCAAGGACACGGCGCAGCACGCCAAGGACCGGGCGTCGGAcgcggcggggcacgcggcgggcAAGGGCCACGACGCCAAGGAGGCGACCAAGCAGAAGGCGTCCGACACCGGCAGCTACCTGGGCCAGAAGACCGACGAGGCCAAGCACAAGGCCGGCGAGACCACCGAGGCCAAGCACAAGGCCGGGGAGACCACCGAGGCCACCAAGCAGAAGACCGCCGAGGCCACCGAGGCCGCCAAGCAGAAGACCGCCGAGGCCCTCGAGGCCGCCAAGCACAAGgccggcgaggccggcgagTACGCCAAGGAGAGCGCCGTCGCCGGCAAGGACAAGGACAAGACCGGCAGCGTCATCCAGCAG GCCACTGAGCAGGTGAAGAGCGCGGCGGTGGGCGCCAAGGACGCGGTGATGAGCACGCTGGGGATGAGCGGGGACaacgagggcggcgccggcaaCGGCAAGGAGGAGGACCACTCCATCACCAGGGATCAGTAG